In Kordiimonas sp. SCSIO 12610, the following are encoded in one genomic region:
- the sufC gene encoding Fe-S cluster assembly ATPase SufC, translating into MIKIDNLHVQVGSTEIIKGLNLEIKAGEVHAIMGPNGAGKSTLASTIAGREDYEVTAGSISFHGKDLLELESHERAGEGVFLGFQYPVEIPGVSNLNFLRTALNGIRKYKGEEEMSAGEFMKLVRAKASDLKMDVDMLKRFVNVGFSGGEKKRNEMVQMAVLDPKFAVLDETDSGLDIDALRIVSDGINAQRRDDTAILLITHYQRLLDYVQPDVVHVLADGQIVKSGGKELALELEEKGYADVA; encoded by the coding sequence ATGATTAAAATCGATAACTTACATGTACAGGTTGGCTCAACCGAGATTATCAAAGGCCTCAATCTTGAAATCAAGGCTGGTGAAGTTCATGCAATTATGGGCCCTAATGGCGCCGGTAAATCAACGCTTGCTAGCACAATTGCAGGCCGGGAAGATTATGAGGTGACCGCGGGTTCAATTTCCTTCCACGGTAAAGATTTGCTTGAGCTTGAAAGCCATGAGCGAGCAGGCGAAGGTGTTTTCCTTGGTTTCCAGTATCCAGTAGAAATTCCCGGCGTTTCGAACCTGAATTTCCTGCGGACTGCGCTTAATGGCATCAGGAAATATAAAGGCGAAGAAGAAATGTCTGCGGGTGAGTTTATGAAGCTTGTCCGGGCGAAGGCGTCCGACCTTAAGATGGATGTTGATATGCTTAAGCGTTTTGTGAACGTTGGGTTCTCAGGCGGTGAAAAAAAACGAAACGAAATGGTTCAGATGGCTGTTTTGGACCCCAAGTTTGCGGTTCTTGATGAAACGGATTCAGGTCTTGATATTGATGCACTGAGAATTGTTTCAGATGGTATTAATGCGCAGCGCCGAGATGACACAGCTATTCTTTTAATTACCCATTATCAACGCCTCTTGGATTATGTGCAGCCAGATGTGGTTCATGTGCTTGCTGATGGTCAGATCGTGAAATCTGGTGGCAAAGAACTCGCACTAGAACTTGAAGAAAAAGGCTACGCCGACGTTGCCTGA